The Providencia sp. PROV188 genome includes a region encoding these proteins:
- a CDS encoding ATPase, T2SS/T4P/T4SS family: protein MRTSRESHYIFKELKVLCDKNYIVIIDHNEKRLSIATIEKPNDNLLSTLRFIASVPVCYEIWAKEKIDHYFNRHTLEINEDENAYPTNTIEPINVPSPAVDFVDDLLKMAVRKRASDIHLEPTKHSLKIRLRVDGKLYVIPSPPHEISNEVIARIKILSKMNIAEKRIPQDGQMNWSFERKNFSIRLSSMPTLHGEKLVLRLLNTQLKYSLEQIGMCPTLLPLLKSTLQKPQGLILVTGPTGSGKTVTLYSALEYLNQTSRNISTIEDPIEIPLGGINQTQVNEKYSLTFAFILRALLRQDPDVIMIGEIRDEETAQIAARAAQTGHLVLSTLHTNCTVSAITRMEQLGVDRNQLQSCLKMVIAQRLVRKLCTYCKQETARITPINPMQNISEYHSTGCEHCFSGFMGRTAIYEHLDKTQLNFLLKDNGKLTDNFKNLFQASLERVEAGETTLQEIYSVIGQGE from the coding sequence ATGCGCACATCTAGGGAAAGCCATTATATTTTCAAAGAACTCAAAGTACTTTGTGACAAAAACTATATTGTGATTATCGATCACAACGAAAAAAGATTATCCATAGCTACGATAGAAAAACCCAATGATAATTTATTATCCACATTACGTTTTATTGCCAGCGTACCTGTTTGTTATGAAATATGGGCTAAAGAAAAAATTGATCATTATTTCAATCGCCATACTTTAGAAATCAATGAAGATGAAAATGCTTATCCGACTAACACTATTGAACCTATCAACGTGCCATCTCCTGCCGTTGATTTTGTCGATGATTTATTAAAGATGGCGGTAAGAAAGCGAGCATCTGATATTCACCTTGAACCAACCAAGCATAGCCTAAAAATTCGCCTTAGAGTGGATGGGAAACTCTACGTTATTCCTTCACCACCACATGAAATAAGCAATGAGGTTATTGCTCGAATAAAAATATTGTCAAAAATGAATATTGCGGAAAAAAGAATCCCTCAGGATGGGCAAATGAACTGGAGCTTTGAGCGTAAAAACTTTAGCATCCGTCTTTCCAGCATGCCTACACTTCATGGTGAAAAATTAGTTCTGAGATTATTAAATACACAGCTGAAATACTCTCTCGAACAAATTGGAATGTGCCCGACTTTATTACCCCTACTAAAAAGCACATTACAAAAACCGCAAGGATTGATTCTCGTGACAGGCCCCACGGGTAGCGGTAAAACTGTCACACTTTATAGTGCACTGGAATACCTTAATCAAACATCAAGAAATATATCTACCATTGAAGACCCTATTGAGATCCCCCTTGGGGGGATCAACCAAACGCAAGTAAACGAAAAATACTCACTTACTTTTGCTTTTATTCTTCGTGCACTCCTTCGACAAGATCCTGACGTGATTATGATTGGTGAAATTAGAGACGAAGAAACGGCACAAATAGCTGCTCGAGCTGCGCAAACAGGCCACCTTGTTCTATCAACGCTCCATACTAATTGTACAGTCAGTGCCATTACACGCATGGAACAGCTAGGCGTTGACAGAAACCAACTTCAATCTTGTTTAAAAATGGTTATCGCTCAGCGCTTAGTTAGAAAACTTTGCACATACTGCAAACAAGAAACTGCACGTATTACTCCGATAAACCCAATGCAGAATATTAGCGAATACCACTCTACTGGGTGCGAACACTGTTTTTCAGGATTTATGGGGCGTACCGCAATTTATGAACACCTTGATAAAACACAACTCAACTTTCTATTAAAAGACAATGGTAAATTAACTGATAATTT